The following proteins are encoded in a genomic region of Rattus rattus isolate New Zealand chromosome 2, Rrattus_CSIRO_v1, whole genome shotgun sequence:
- the Golga7b gene encoding golgin subfamily A member 7B isoform X1 — MATEVHNLQELRRSASLATKVFIQRDYSDGTICQFQTKFPPELDSRIERQLFEETVKTLNGFYAEAEKIGGSSYLEGCLACATAYFIFLCMETHYEKVLKKISRYIQEQNEKVFAPRGLLLTDPVERGMRVIEISIYEDRCSSGSSSSGSSSGSGSSSAGGGGAGAR; from the exons ATGGCCACTGAG GTCCACAACCTTCAGGAGCTCAGGCGAAGCGCTTCACTGGCCACCAAGGTCTTTATCCAGAGAGACTACAGTGATGGCACCATTTGTCAGTTCCAGACCAAATTCCCACCAGAGCTGGATAGCCGG atTGAGCGGCAGCTCTTCGAGGAGACTGTGAAGACCCTCAATGGTTTTTATGCGGAGGCCGAGAAGATCGGGGGCAGCTCCTACCTGGAGGGCTGCTTGGCCTGCGCCACGGCCTACTTCATCTTCCTCTGCATGGAGACCCACTATGAGAAG GTTCTCAAGAAGATTTCCCGTTACATCCAGGAGCAGAATGAGAAGGTCTTTGCTCCCCGAGGGCTCCTGCTCACGGATCCCGTGGAACGCGGAATGAGGGTT ATCGAGATCTCCATCTATGAGGACCGGTGCAGCAGTGGTAGCtccagcagcggcagcagcagcggcagcggcagcagcagcgctggcgggggaggggcgggggcccGGTGA
- the Golga7b gene encoding golgin subfamily A member 7B isoform X2, whose protein sequence is MATEVHNLQELRRSASLATKVFIQRDYSDGTICQFQTKFPPELDSRIERQLFEETVKTLNGFYAEAEKIGGSSYLEGCLACATAYFIFLCMETHYEKVLKKISRYIQEQNEKVFAPRGLLLTDPVERGMRVISIYEDRCSSGSSSSGSSSGSGSSSAGGGGAGAR, encoded by the exons ATGGCCACTGAG GTCCACAACCTTCAGGAGCTCAGGCGAAGCGCTTCACTGGCCACCAAGGTCTTTATCCAGAGAGACTACAGTGATGGCACCATTTGTCAGTTCCAGACCAAATTCCCACCAGAGCTGGATAGCCGG atTGAGCGGCAGCTCTTCGAGGAGACTGTGAAGACCCTCAATGGTTTTTATGCGGAGGCCGAGAAGATCGGGGGCAGCTCCTACCTGGAGGGCTGCTTGGCCTGCGCCACGGCCTACTTCATCTTCCTCTGCATGGAGACCCACTATGAGAAG GTTCTCAAGAAGATTTCCCGTTACATCCAGGAGCAGAATGAGAAGGTCTTTGCTCCCCGAGGGCTCCTGCTCACGGATCCCGTGGAACGCGGAATGAGGGTT ATCTCCATCTATGAGGACCGGTGCAGCAGTGGTAGCtccagcagcggcagcagcagcggcagcggcagcagcagcgctggcgggggaggggcgggggcccGGTGA